The region AAAGCCATAGAGATATGTGGAGAGGGGTTTCTTGAGACGCGTAAAGAGCTGATAGAACTTCTTCTCAGTCTCAAGGATATGTCAGGAAAGCAGGCTGTGGAGCTGGCCTTTGAATATGGTAAAAAATACTCAAAGAAGAGCCAGGAGGATCAGTCTGGTATTGATATATACGGGGTAATAGGTATCTGGAAGACTTGCCTGCGGGATATGCTGCTGGCCACGGTCAGGGGCAATTATGATATGATTGAAAACAGGGATTACAGGGATAGGATTACAGGGCTCGCAGCAAAACATGATGCAGACAAACTGATTGAAAGTTTTTTTCTGTTAGAGGATTGCCAGAGGGATCTCATCAGAAATCCAAACTCAGGGCTTCTTATGGAAAAAATGCTGCTTGAACTTAAAACGCTTAACAGTTGAAATCTATGCACAGGGGCATCAGGATCATATGAGAAAAATTGTGGGTATCAGGCTTAGGCCAAATGGCAAGATATATGACTTTGACTCGGGTCACTTTGTCCTTAAAAAGGGTGACAGGGTAATCGTTAATACAGAACAAGGAAATGCACTTGGTTTTGTGGCAACAGAACCCAGGCAGCAGGAAGAGGGTGAACCTGCCCGCGAACTCAAGTCTGTTCAGCGGGTTGCTTCAGATGAAGATATAAAGACGGATGAAAAAAACAGGGGAATAGAGAAGGAGGTCTTTTCATTCTGCTATCAGAAGATACAGGAGAGGGATCTACCCATGTCCCTTGTCACTGCGGAGCAGTTGTTTGATGGGAGCAAGGTAGTTGTTTACTTTTCTGCCGAAGGGAGGGTGGATTTCAGGGAGCTTGTAAAGGACCTTGTTCAGAAATTCCATACCAGGATAGAGATGCGCCAGATAGGGGTACGCCATCAGGCAAAGATGGTTGGCGGTCTTGGCGGGTGCGGAAGGGAGTTATGCTGCTCCGCCTTTTTAAATAAATTTGACCCTGTTTCAATAAAAATGGCAAAGAAACAGAGCCTGTCACTTAATCCGACAAAGATCTCGGGCATGTGTGGGAGATTGATGTGCTGCCTCTCCTATGAGTATGACTTTTATAACAAGGCCTCAAAAAATACCCCCAAGATCGGCAAAAATATCCAGACAGAAAAGGGAAGCGGAAAGGTCATACGCAATAATATTCTAAAGGAGTCTGTTACCATCCTGCTTGACTCAGCGGAAGAGATAGATGTGATGTATGGTGAAATCATCATTAATAATAAACCGGTTGAAGAGGTAGAGGAACCTGATACAGAGATTATTGAATAAAACCATTCCCTATATACCGAACCATAAAGTTATATAAAGTTAAGTATAATTTTATTACTTCAGTATATGTTTATCGAAAATAGCATATATCCCTGCACATTATTTTTACTTGACAAACTATTAACTCTATGACCTATAATATGGCTATGTTTGTGGCCCGGCTCTTATCGCGGGTCGGTTTTATTCGGTAAAACTCTTTTGCCGGGTTAGCGACCTGAAGATTTTGAGCAAAAATGTAACAATTTTTTAAATGGAGGTCTAAGCTTTGGCAGAAGGGACAGTAAAATGGTTTAGTGACAAAAAAGGGTACGGTTTTATCGCACAGGAAAAGACCGGACAGGACATTTTCGTCCATTATTCATCAATTGAAATGGACGGTTTCAAGACCCTCGAAGAGGGTCAGCAGGTCATCTTCGAGGTGGAAGATGGCGCAAGAGGTCCTGTTGCAAAGAATGTAAAGAAGATGTAACCCGATCTCCTTTAAAAAGGGCATCTTGCATAAGCTAGGCAAGATGCCTTTTTTTTACCCTTAAATCTGACCACGCCTTCCCGGTTTCAGAGATTGACCTCTCTGTGATTATTCTTTTGCTGAAGGGCATAGATCAGCTATTGCACATTTATTGTGTTCCGGTTTCCTCGCGCTGCATACTGCCCTGCCGTGGTATATGAGGATATCTGAAAAACGTCTCCACCTATCTTCAGGCACTATCTTCTGTATATCCTCCTCTATCTTGTCCGGATTATCACTCCCTGTTAATCCCATACGCATGGCAAGCCTTTTAACATGGGTGTCAACCACCACACCGGGCACACCATAGGTCGCACCCAGTACGCAGTTTGCGGTCTTTCTTCCAACACCCGGGAGTTTGATCATCTCGTCAATTGTGCGTGGGATGTTGCCCCCGTACATGTTAACAAGCCCCTCGCAACAGCCCTTTATGTTCTTTGCCTTGTTCCTGTAAAAGCCTGTGGATCTTATGGCCTCTTCAATATCCTCTATCGGCGCATTTAAAAATTCCTGGGGTGTTTTATATTTTTTAAAAAGAGCGGGGGTAACCTTGTTTACCTGTTTATCAGTACACTGGGCAGATAGGATCGTGGCGACAAGAAGCTGGAATGGTGTCCGGTAATTAAGTGCGGTCTTTTCCATTGTGTAGATGGGGTCAAGTTTGGCATAGATCTTATCTGCCCTCAGTTTTTTACTCTTCATACTTTCCATTTCAGCTCCTTATATCGGCAAGAATCCTTCACAACAGGTTTATAATTTTGACAACTATATTATAATAATATAGTTTTATTTCAGGGGCGTCTCCATATGAAGATATATAAAAAAATTAAAAAAACAATACAGGTTCTGCCTGCCATCGGCTTTTTTACATTTCTCATTTCCGGTCCGGCCCTTTTATGGACAGGCTCATTATGTCATGCAATGGGACAGGCTCCCGACCAGGGCAAGGTCAGTCCGAATATAAAACAGGAGGTGATAAACATGGAAGAAAAGAGTAAATTTACAAAAGAAGAGGGCGAATATCTACTATCAGTGGCACGAAAAATCATTGAAGCAAAGCTCTTTAGCCACGATATTACGCCTGAAAAAAAGAATGATAATGAAAAATACCTTGAAAGACGTGGCACCTTTGTAACACTTACCATAAACGGCAATCTCCGGGGCTGCATAGGCCATATTATCCCACAGGAATCTCTGATCGATGGCATAAGGGAAAACGCCATTAATGCCGCATTTAAAGACCCCCGTTTTCCGCCCCTTTCAAAGGAGGAGTGGGATATGCTGAAGGTGGAGATCAGTATACTTACAGCGCCAGCACCTTTAAAATACAACGATACAGATGATCTGTTAAAAAAACTTAAGCCGGGCGTTGATGGTCTTATCATAGAAAAGGGATATCAGAGCGCCACATTTCTACCGCAGGTATGGGATCAATTACCTGAAAAAGAAGAGTTTTTAGGTCACCTCTGTATGAAGGCCGGTTTAAGCGTAAACGAATGGAAAAAGGGTGGGCTTACTATATATAGATATCAGGTCCAGGCATTTGAGGAGGGGCACTAGTTTTAATTTCACATAAAACCTGCAACTGGCATAAAGACTGATGAGAGTAAACAAAAATCTGATAGTATGGTCTATAATCGGGACAGGGATATCCTCTGTAACCACCCAGCTTGTTACTATCCGTGAATTTATCACCCAGTTTCACGGTAACGAGATTACCATTGCCCTTGTGCTCTTTGTCTGGCTCTTATTTAACGGGGCAGGCAGTCTTTTATGCAGGCAATTCAAGGTAACAGGCATATCCCTCTATTCACTGCTTATCCTCTTTATAGCGATCTGGCCATTTCCGCAACTAATAATCATAAGACACCTCAGGGACATCCTCATGCTCCACGGGACATCTGCCGGGTTTTATCAGATCCTTCTGTATGTGGGCATAACCACAGCACCATATGCCATCCTGACAGGGTACATACTCCCCTGTTCCCTTGAGCTCATTAAGGCAAATTATCACGATTTCACATCAGGGGAGCTTTATATTACAGATAACATCGGTGACATACTGGGGGGCGTTATATTCAGTTTTATACTGGTCTACCGGTTTAACCCGTTTAAGACCATTGCTATCACATCGGGTATCCTTATACTCATATCCCTGTGTATGTTCATCAGGTATAAGAAAAACCATCTGGCTGTTGTTTCGCTCATGATAATAGCCACATTCTATATCTATGCGCTTAATCAGGATTTTGAAAGGTCAACACTCACAGGGCAGTATGGGGATATTCTGAAATACAAAGAGACCCCTATAGGAAGGCTTGTAATAACAAAAGAGGCCGCCCAGCACACCTTCTGGGAATCAGGGGCACCGCTCTATTCAACCGGCGATATAAAGGGGAGTGAAGAAAAGGTACATTACCCCTTGATCCAGCTTGATAACGATATAGAGGATATCCTGCTCATATCAGGGGGTATAGGTGAAACCCTCTCTGAGCTGTCAAAATACCACCCGAAGAACATCGACTATGTAGAACTGGACCCAGCGCTCATAGATATGGCCAAGGCTGAAGGGCTGATAAACGACCGGCCAGGGCTTAATATAATAAGCATGGATGGCAGGGCCTGGCTCAAGCAAACCCGAAAGAGATACGATGCAATCATCATTGATCTGCCCGACCCTGACACCTTTCAGATGAACCGGTTTTACACTGCTGAGTTCTTCAGGCTTACAAGGGAAAAACTCAAGCAAAACGGCATACTTTCATTCAGTGTAAATTCCTATGAAAACTATATAAGTGAAATAATAAAGAAAAAGTTATCATCAATATTTAACACCTTAACCCAGTACTATAAAAATGTAATAATAATACCGGGTGGTGAGACATTCTTCATCAGCAGCGAGCGGACACTCAATTATGACATCCCTTCCTTGCTTAGAAAAAGATCAATAGATACTGAATACATACAATATTATTATTATGGGAATGTGACTAATGACCGTATAAACCAGGTCAGGGGCAGCATTGACTCTAAAGAGTACATGAATACCGATTATGAACCAAGGCTTCTGAATATCGCATATAAGGAATGGTTTTCAAAACAGAACTCATCCCCGGGCCTCTTTCTCTTTGTAACAGGGCTTATTGGGCTAGCTTATATTATTTTTATGAAAAAAGAGGAATTTATCCTCTTTTCATCAGGCATTGCCGCCATGTCTGCTGAGATGCTTGTTATATACTGCTTCCAGATCATTTACGGGTATGTATATCTCAAGGTGGGGATAATTGTGACCGCCTTCCTGTTCGGGCTCCTGCCCGGGGCTATTGCAGGGACAATATTTACACAGAAAAAACGCTCCGAACTTGTCATCTCTGAATTTTTTATCCTTGCCCTGCTGATATGTCTTTTTATATGGGTAAATTTTTTCAAAACAGACCTGCACCAGGCATGGTTCATACTCTACTCCATCCTCATTTCATTCT is a window of Desulfatiglans sp. DNA encoding:
- a CDS encoding stage 0 sporulation family protein → MRKIVGIRLRPNGKIYDFDSGHFVLKKGDRVIVNTEQGNALGFVATEPRQQEEGEPARELKSVQRVASDEDIKTDEKNRGIEKEVFSFCYQKIQERDLPMSLVTAEQLFDGSKVVVYFSAEGRVDFRELVKDLVQKFHTRIEMRQIGVRHQAKMVGGLGGCGRELCCSAFLNKFDPVSIKMAKKQSLSLNPTKISGMCGRLMCCLSYEYDFYNKASKNTPKIGKNIQTEKGSGKVIRNNILKESVTILLDSAEEIDVMYGEIIINNKPVEEVEEPDTEIIE
- a CDS encoding cold-shock protein, with the translated sequence MAEGTVKWFSDKKGYGFIAQEKTGQDIFVHYSSIEMDGFKTLEEGQQVIFEVEDGARGPVAKNVKKM
- the nth gene encoding endonuclease III, with translation MKSKKLRADKIYAKLDPIYTMEKTALNYRTPFQLLVATILSAQCTDKQVNKVTPALFKKYKTPQEFLNAPIEDIEEAIRSTGFYRNKAKNIKGCCEGLVNMYGGNIPRTIDEMIKLPGVGRKTANCVLGATYGVPGVVVDTHVKRLAMRMGLTGSDNPDKIEEDIQKIVPEDRWRRFSDILIYHGRAVCSARKPEHNKCAIADLCPSAKE
- the amrA gene encoding AmmeMemoRadiSam system protein A, with protein sequence MEEKSKFTKEEGEYLLSVARKIIEAKLFSHDITPEKKNDNEKYLERRGTFVTLTINGNLRGCIGHIIPQESLIDGIRENAINAAFKDPRFPPLSKEEWDMLKVEISILTAPAPLKYNDTDDLLKKLKPGVDGLIIEKGYQSATFLPQVWDQLPEKEEFLGHLCMKAGLSVNEWKKGGLTIYRYQVQAFEEGH
- a CDS encoding fused MFS/spermidine synthase — its product is MRVNKNLIVWSIIGTGISSVTTQLVTIREFITQFHGNEITIALVLFVWLLFNGAGSLLCRQFKVTGISLYSLLILFIAIWPFPQLIIIRHLRDILMLHGTSAGFYQILLYVGITTAPYAILTGYILPCSLELIKANYHDFTSGELYITDNIGDILGGVIFSFILVYRFNPFKTIAITSGILILISLCMFIRYKKNHLAVVSLMIIATFYIYALNQDFERSTLTGQYGDILKYKETPIGRLVITKEAAQHTFWESGAPLYSTGDIKGSEEKVHYPLIQLDNDIEDILLISGGIGETLSELSKYHPKNIDYVELDPALIDMAKAEGLINDRPGLNIISMDGRAWLKQTRKRYDAIIIDLPDPDTFQMNRFYTAEFFRLTREKLKQNGILSFSVNSYENYISEIIKKKLSSIFNTLTQYYKNVIIIPGGETFFISSERTLNYDIPSLLRKRSIDTEYIQYYYYGNVTNDRINQVRGSIDSKEYMNTDYEPRLLNIAYKEWFSKQNSSPGLFLFVTGLIGLAYIIFMKKEEFILFSSGIAAMSAEMLVIYCFQIIYGYVYLKVGIIVTAFLFGLLPGAIAGTIFTQKKRSELVISEFFILALLICLFIWVNFFKTDLHQAWFILYSILISFFCGFQFPVAAGIIGEKMSPVAGCIAADLAGAALGTLFAGAFLVPLAGIHATIIVVISLKIISSMSLLFSKKI